The following coding sequences are from one Minwuia thermotolerans window:
- a CDS encoding CaiB/BaiF CoA transferase family protein, which yields MSGPLEGIRVLDLTRFAAGPHATQMMGDSGADVVKVEGLTGDGMRMADSKVGKPDSMFFMTINRAKRSLSVDLRNEDGKAVLRDLVARADILVENFRPGVMEDMGFGWETLQEINPRLILVRVSGFGQDGPWAKRASYDPVIQALSGFQELTGPPDGPPTVCGTVVTDYLTGLHAVIGAVTALQGRERTGRGQWVDVSMLDAATSLLMTAIPEYLHLGQVRTRRGNKNPVSVPSHCFECADGRFVHITAWTDGEFAKLSKAMGMPELLEDPRFADIDSRVANEKAIEKIIADWMMQFDAAEVERRLMAMSLPAARVATIAEVAENPQLQHRGHIVEVEHASQGRLPVAGPAIRYSDSPLPAVHKVPMLGEHSAEVLREWLDYDTARIDALETAGVIRTAAGGR from the coding sequence ATGAGCGGCCCGCTGGAGGGCATCCGCGTCCTCGACCTGACGCGCTTCGCCGCCGGTCCGCACGCGACGCAGATGATGGGCGATTCCGGCGCCGACGTGGTCAAGGTCGAGGGCCTGACCGGCGACGGCATGCGCATGGCCGATTCCAAGGTCGGCAAGCCCGACAGCATGTTCTTCATGACCATCAACCGCGCCAAGCGCAGCCTGTCGGTCGATCTGCGCAACGAGGACGGCAAGGCGGTGCTGCGGGACCTTGTCGCCCGGGCCGACATCCTGGTGGAGAACTTCCGTCCCGGCGTCATGGAGGATATGGGCTTCGGCTGGGAGACGCTGCAGGAAATCAATCCGCGGCTGATCCTGGTCCGGGTCTCCGGCTTCGGCCAGGACGGGCCCTGGGCCAAACGCGCCTCCTACGATCCGGTGATCCAGGCGCTGTCCGGTTTCCAGGAGCTGACGGGGCCGCCCGACGGCCCGCCCACTGTCTGCGGCACGGTCGTGACGGACTATCTCACCGGCCTGCACGCCGTGATCGGCGCGGTCACCGCGCTGCAGGGACGCGAGCGTACCGGCCGCGGCCAGTGGGTCGACGTCTCCATGCTGGACGCGGCGACGAGCCTGCTGATGACAGCCATCCCCGAGTACCTCCATCTCGGTCAGGTCCGGACCCGGCGCGGCAACAAGAACCCGGTTTCCGTCCCGTCGCACTGCTTCGAGTGCGCCGACGGCCGGTTCGTCCACATCACCGCCTGGACCGATGGCGAGTTCGCCAAGCTGTCCAAGGCGATGGGGATGCCGGAACTGCTGGAGGATCCGCGCTTCGCCGACATCGACAGCCGGGTCGCCAACGAGAAGGCGATCGAGAAGATCATCGCCGACTGGATGATGCAGTTCGACGCCGCCGAGGTCGAACGCCGTTTGATGGCGATGAGCCTGCCGGCGGCGCGGGTCGCGACCATCGCCGAGGTCGCCGAGAACCCGCAATTGCAGCATCGGGGACACATCGTCGAGGTGGAGCACGCCAGCCAGGGACGTCTCCCGGTGGCGGGGCCCGCGATCCGTTATTCCGACAGCCCCTTGCCTGCGGTGCACAAGGTACCGATGCTGGGCGAGCACAGTGCCGAGGTGCTGCGCGAGTGGCTGGACTACGACACGGCGCGCATCGACGCGCTGGAGACGGCCGGCGTGATCCGGACGGCGGCAGGGGGCCGCTGA
- the dctP gene encoding TRAP transporter substrate-binding protein DctP, producing the protein MQTLIRNIAPVAFAAALVVVGVSQARAECDEVFTLKYHNAYPPTLALYNKVGAGFKERVEKWSDGCIKFENYDSGALTSVAGMVDATDQGIIDISHSWGAFYVGDIPEGDIEIGLPLAWGETYEAYDAYYNRGLKEVIAEAYESRFNVKHFPSIIGLEYVIATREEISGLEDLKGMKLRALGVYGEMVQELGASAVVIPGGELYSALQLGTIDGLIYGAEAIVAQGLQEFLKTAIVEPNLNAGAGHWLFNRDTWESLPPHLQNVINMAVDYGNLAGAMDYRVVEAKNIGVLANDGVKLLELSGEEQARLNGIAVEMWNKIAERSELAAKGVEIVKQQQREFGQID; encoded by the coding sequence ATGCAGACCCTGATCAGGAATATCGCGCCGGTGGCGTTCGCGGCGGCGCTTGTCGTCGTCGGCGTCTCGCAGGCCCGCGCCGAATGCGACGAGGTCTTCACGCTGAAGTACCACAACGCCTATCCGCCGACGCTGGCGCTCTACAACAAGGTCGGCGCCGGCTTCAAGGAGCGCGTCGAGAAGTGGTCCGACGGCTGCATCAAGTTCGAGAACTATGATTCCGGCGCCCTGACCTCGGTTGCCGGCATGGTCGACGCCACCGACCAGGGCATCATCGACATCAGCCACAGCTGGGGTGCGTTCTACGTCGGCGACATCCCGGAAGGGGACATCGAGATCGGCCTGCCGCTGGCCTGGGGCGAGACCTACGAAGCCTATGACGCCTACTACAACCGCGGTCTGAAGGAAGTCATCGCGGAGGCCTATGAGAGCCGCTTCAACGTCAAGCACTTCCCCTCGATCATCGGGCTGGAATACGTCATCGCCACCCGCGAGGAGATCAGCGGTCTCGAAGACCTGAAGGGCATGAAGCTGCGCGCGCTCGGCGTCTACGGCGAAATGGTCCAGGAGCTCGGCGCGTCCGCAGTGGTCATCCCTGGCGGCGAGCTCTACTCGGCGCTGCAGCTCGGCACCATCGACGGCCTGATCTACGGCGCCGAAGCCATCGTCGCCCAGGGCCTGCAGGAGTTTCTGAAGACCGCGATCGTGGAGCCGAACCTGAACGCCGGCGCCGGGCACTGGCTGTTCAACCGCGACACCTGGGAGAGCCTGCCGCCGCACCTGCAGAACGTGATCAACATGGCCGTTGATTACGGCAACCTGGCCGGCGCCATGGACTACCGGGTCGTCGAGGCCAAGAACATCGGTGTCCTGGCGAACGATGGCGTCAAGCTGCTCGAACTGTCCGGCGAGGAACAGGCGCGGCTGAACGGGATCGCCGTCGAGATGTGGAACAAGATCGCGGAGCGTTCCGAACTCGCCGCCAAGGGTGTCGAGATCGTGAAGCAGCAGCAGCGTGAGTTCGGCCAGATCGACTGA